Proteins encoded within one genomic window of Armatimonadota bacterium:
- a CDS encoding histidine phosphatase family protein produces MGRIYLVRHGEVEFNRANAYIGSTDLPLNEIGRQQAHLLADYLANKNISSVYSSNLSRAVETAQVLAKRLGVPINLIPELRELNYGEWEGVPESEVESRFSNLYHMYLENPLKVRIPGGEKVQDLIDRAWPAFLQVAEKCIHSNALIVAHKCINRVLICLILGIDPNNYRLIGQGNAAVNVIEVRQDGRIIIEKVNDTCHVKSNFPPKESLEPTLNS; encoded by the coding sequence GTGGGGCGAATTTATCTTGTCAGGCATGGAGAAGTAGAGTTTAATCGCGCAAACGCATATATTGGCTCAACTGACTTGCCTTTAAATGAAATAGGAAGACAGCAAGCGCATTTATTAGCTGATTATCTTGCAAATAAGAATATATCTTCTGTATATTCTAGCAATCTATCGCGGGCTGTTGAAACCGCACAGGTTCTTGCGAAACGACTAGGAGTACCCATCAACCTCATCCCTGAACTAAGAGAGCTAAATTATGGCGAATGGGAAGGCGTTCCCGAGTCAGAGGTCGAAAGCCGTTTTAGCAATCTATACCACATGTATCTGGAAAATCCTTTGAAGGTAAGAATTCCAGGTGGCGAAAAGGTTCAAGATCTGATTGACCGCGCATGGCCCGCCTTTTTGCAAGTAGCCGAGAAATGTATTCATTCGAATGCCCTTATTGTCGCCCACAAATGCATCAACAGGGTACTAATTTGCCTTATTCTCGGAATTGACCCGAACAATTATCGCCTAATTGGCCAGGGTAATGCCGCTGTAAACGTAATCGAAGTGCGGCAAGATGGAAGAATCATTATTGAAAAAGTAAACGACACTTGCCACGTGAAATCCAACTTTCCTCCAAAAGAAAGTTTAGAACCAACTTTAAATAGCTAA
- a CDS encoding Gfo/Idh/MocA family oxidoreductase: protein MAVKIGIMSFAHMHSLSYASAINRNPNAILVGVADHDSARGKEMAEKFETNYFSSYEALLEQDIQAVVVTPENSLHKDLTLMAAEAGKHVLCEKPLAPNLADCRAMIEGCRAKDVKLMTAFPCRFSPAMVRVKEAVDGGQIGEILAIKGTNQGKMPGGWFIELEKSGGGAVIDHTVHVMDLMRWIMRSDPVEVYAEISNLMHHESYDDVGILTVTFDNGVFTTLDSSWSRPKSFPFWGNVTLEITGTQGVISMDMFAQVLTHYFDKDMRTYWHFWGSDIDYNLINDFVTSVENDLPVSVTGEDGMKAVEVALGAYESARSGTPVALPLE from the coding sequence ATGGCAGTCAAAATTGGAATTATGAGTTTTGCTCATATGCACTCTTTGAGCTATGCGAGTGCAATTAACCGCAACCCAAACGCCATTCTTGTTGGCGTCGCTGACCATGATTCAGCACGAGGCAAAGAAATGGCGGAAAAGTTTGAAACTAATTACTTTTCATCGTATGAAGCACTTTTAGAGCAAGATATTCAGGCTGTCGTTGTAACGCCAGAAAATTCGTTACATAAGGATCTTACTTTGATGGCTGCTGAGGCAGGCAAGCATGTATTATGCGAGAAACCACTTGCGCCCAATCTAGCAGATTGTCGCGCAATGATTGAGGGCTGCCGAGCTAAAGATGTCAAGCTAATGACTGCTTTTCCATGTCGATTCAGTCCTGCCATGGTTCGTGTGAAGGAAGCAGTTGATGGCGGGCAGATTGGCGAGATTCTTGCCATAAAGGGCACAAATCAAGGAAAGATGCCAGGTGGGTGGTTCATCGAACTGGAGAAATCCGGCGGCGGAGCTGTGATTGACCACACAGTTCACGTAATGGACCTAATGCGTTGGATTATGAGAAGCGATCCGGTTGAGGTATACGCAGAAATCAGCAATCTAATGCATCACGAAAGCTACGATGATGTTGGTATATTAACGGTAACATTTGACAATGGTGTTTTCACGACACTTGATTCCAGTTGGTCGCGTCCAAAGAGCTTCCCATTCTGGGGGAACGTGACATTAGAGATAACTGGTACTCAGGGAGTTATCTCAATGGATATGTTTGCACAAGTTTTGACGCATTATTTTGACAAAGATATGCGAACATATTGGCATTTCTGGGGCAGCGATATAGACTACAACCTCATAAATGACTTTGTTACTTCTGTTGAAAACGATCTTCCAGTAAGTGTTACTGGCGAAGACGGGATGAAGGCAGTTGAAGTTGCATTAGGTGCGTATGAATCGGCAAGAAGCGGAACACCCGTTGCTCTTCCATTAGAATAA